The sequence below is a genomic window from Anas platyrhynchos isolate ZD024472 breed Pekin duck chromosome 20, IASCAAS_PekinDuck_T2T, whole genome shotgun sequence.
TGCAAGACATTCATTAGCTCTAATTACAGGGCACCATCAACCATTGTATCCTGAAGCCTAGAAATACGACACTGCAGGCAAAACCAGGCAAAACCTCAAGACCGGTACTGAGGCCACTCCTCTCCCCTCAGTGTGTGCCTGAAGACGAGCACACACGTGCCCAAGAACAGAGGAAATCCCACAGGAGGcagcctgccagctgctgctgccagagacACCTGAGGAAAACCAGCAGCCCAACTATACAGAGATGTACGACTATACAGAGATGTACGAGTCTCTTCTGCGTGGTTCTAAACCAGTCTTCAGAAGTTTGCCTAGCCTTTGTCAGCTAACGCTGCTTGCACAAGAGATCTGTTAAGGTTTACAAAAGAAACCACAGAGGTCAGTCTGAAGCCAAACTCAATTCAAatttctccctccccctttttaaATCTCTGCCTCTCTTTGTCATAATGTATTGTACCAGTAAGATTTGCATGTTACTGCTGCGTTGTATTAAATCTAACTCGTTTGGGCCATTCCTGTTTGCCCCTCTCAATGTGTCACTCTGTTAAAGAAGCCATGCTTCCCTTCTCTAATTTCACTCAATAAGCTGGCCTACAAGCAGCTGATCAGAAAGGCAGGTCAGGACGTAAGGAATGCAATGGAAcatctccccatccccagggtTTATCCTTGCAAAGATAAAGCCTccgagttaaaaaaaaaacaaacaaaaaacaaacaacaaacaggtAAAAGGAGACTGCATTTTCTGTAGATTCAGGAAAACCAAGAAAACTATAACCAGTAGTTAGACCCAACAGTGGCAGAATTAATTACACTGCAGTAAGAAGCAGGAAATGCCCGTGCAGCGAGCCACAGCTGGCTACAGCCGACACAGGACCAGCTCGATACTCACCTCGTCTTCGGGATAATGGCAGTCAAGAACAAGGGTCTGTTTTGTATCATCTTTAACTACTTCCACAACAAAGTTTGGAGTTGATGTAATATCAGgctaaataagaaaaaagttgCATCAGCACTGGAGTCTGAACAAGAGCCCAAGTGaccacagcccagcccagcaccaccgCATCCCCCTCTTCCCCACATCCCTTcagcctccttccccagcctcgCCAGGGTCCAGCACGGCCTCCCCTCCCCGAGGTCTCTCAGCTCTTTCTCTGCTCTGCATCTGGTCACAGAGGGAGAAGTCACTGGTCACAGTGCTCGCTCAGCACCAGTCACTGCAGACCAAGCCACCTGCCTCGAATtccaccactccttcacagtTTTTAGCAGGACTTTGACTAAAAGTCTAACTAAACCAGACTGAGATCCTTCTGCCCAACACCACCATGCAAGGgctactgaaaaacaaatctgcCTTTTGCAACTTGATACTCCCAAACATCAAGGGGGGGGGGACGTGACTTAACACTTTCTAGCGTTCTACTTTCTAGTTCTGCCTTCTAGTGTTCTGCCTTCCCCCTGTGCTCGAACCCACCAGGAAAGCTCCCACCGCCACCTTTACCTCCTGCTCATCGGGTTTCTGATCTTCTTGCGTTTCTTCATCCACCGAGGGTGGGATGCTGTTGTTGATGTTGAACGTAACCGTTATCcttcaaaagaaacagcagtaaggaccttaaacacacacaaacacccaTTGTGTTTCTCTGATTTAAAAAGTTTGCCTCAGGCACAGAATTAGCGCTGACGAATCCGCACGCCCTGAACAAGGCTGTACTACAGAGACGCTCCGTAACGAAGTGGACTCTGATTGCTCTTGTGAGCATTTTTTAGGTTTTATGAGGCCGAATTTGCTGGTTTTAGGGCCGGGGGGAGGCCACGGCGCTCACCTCTCGCCGGCCACCTTGCGGAGCAGCTTGGCCTCCGTGCCGTgcacctccagctcccagcccccgGACACCTGGGGCAGCGCCTTGTGCTTCTGgatcttcttctcctccttgaTCTCATCCGCCAGGAACTGCGCGAAGGCTTTGTCCCCTGCCCACGGGacgagaagagagagagagagagagagataatgTCACCGCCAGGGGACAGCCCCGGgacacccccccctcccctccacgTGCAGCCCGGCCGCGTGTCCTCCCTCCCCGGTGTCCCCTCAcggtgtccccgtcccctttcccccctcaCCCTCCGTGTGGAGGCCGCCGCAGCCGCAGGAGACGCCGCCGGCCGAGCCCCGGTGCGGGCGGAGCAgcgcggcccggcccccgccgccccccagctgccagagggagcgggacggggccggggccggggccgggagcgcggggccgggccggggggcacggggcgggAGCGCGGCCGCCAGCAGCGGGCGAGGAGCggggagggcggcggcggcggcgcgcaGGGCCCGTGCGAGCAGCATGGCGGGGACAGGCacggggagaaggggaaggggaaagggaggaggcGGCCCCGGAACTGGAAGCGGGGACCGCGGTTCGAGACCGCCCCCGGCGAATCGGGCGGGAAGAGGGGGAAATAAATTGAAAGTACCACAAAAAATGGGACAGGAGGGAATGAGCGAACCGAAAGCAGATGAATTGTCACCACAGTGAGGGTGGggcgctgctgctggcactgggaAGCGAGGATGGGGCAGCCCGCCACAACGCCCCATGCCCACGCTCCCACAGCAGAACCCAGAGGAGGGCTCATAGGGGGTCAGAGGCCCACTCTCGGCAGATCcggagaaggaaaaaattaaaaagtaccacaaaaaacaccacaaaaacaaacaagcaaaaccaaaaaaacaccctaGTGAGGATGTTGAGGATGTGCCACTGCTGTTGGCACTTGGAAGCAAGGACAGGGCAGGCTGGCGCGGTGCCCAGTGGTGTGAGGAGAACATGGACACCACACACCGAAGCACCCTGCACTGCCCCTCGCTGTGGTAAAAGCCAGCTTTTGGGCAGCCCCTCACCCATTTACTCAGAGCACCACCATTGTTTGTCCCAAGGAGGCTGGGCCAAGGCCCTGTGCCCCCCCTTTGGCAGCTGGCCTGCTTGCCCCCTGGTGAGGCGGCCCCAGCATGAGGCCACAGGCGAGGCTCAGGCTCATGGCCCCGCGCTAACTTCACACCCCCGGCTCCACGCTGCCCGGCATCGCCACCCCTGGCTGCTTGGAGCCAAGGCAaagccacaggagcaggtaCGACAGGGGCCTGTCCTGCCTCTTCTAGGCAAGCACCTTCCCCCGCCTCACAAAACACTCCCAGGACCTGGATTTTTGCCATCACTCTTTATTAAGGGAAAAATATACAAACCAGTTACTTCTAAATCaactcccatcccctccctcaGGCTGTTTAATTAAGACTGTCCAAACAAAATGTGCTTTTACTCCATTTTTCCATAGAGATGCAAAGTCTGTAAAACCATGGAATAGATACAGAGTGCTTTGATAATTCCCTGCAGTTTGTGTGAGTTACAACAACTGAAGTAACAGCTTACTCCTGAAATACCAACCCAAAGTGTCATGCACACAGAAGTGACAAGTGTTGTCTGTGTCccacagtcctttttttttttttttttttaagtaccaaAGAACAATACTGCAAACATTCAGTATCACCCTCTCCAGGAGCAGGCTGAGCCGAGACACTCCAGGTACGCCAGGTACCTACTTAGTTAACTACCACTTTGGGAGACAATTTGAAGATCAGCACAACTCAAATTCCAGTTTTAAAAAGAGGTATTTGTCCcagcttttaaagaaacaacCAAGGTAGGTCCATACTGGGAGACCAAAGAGAAGGCATATTACAAAGTACTGTGTGACCATGATGCATGTAACCAGAAGGACATACCATGACATGCAAAATGCAGTTTGTCCCCGCAGATCACAAGCAAAGCCAGCAGCTTTCCCCAGAAAAATACTGTCAAGGGCTTGCCAATATAATAGCCAATATGACTGCATCCCTGCGCAGCCTCATTAATATGTTATGAGCTTGTATATTTGATATTTGAGGGATACAAGGACTAACCACCACTTTAGTCAGAAGAAAATCCTATCATAGCCTGTATGAACTAATCCCCCTATAGTACAAAATGACACTGCATGTACAGAACAGTTTCCTCCCCCATCCCTTCAGACACCTAATCTTCTTTAGTTCAACTCATCCAAAAATCTGCATAAATTAACAAGCTATATCAACAGACTCTGTTGAAACTGTAAATTACCTCTCCCAGAGAGGTTATTCTACAAGTATatcctttaaaaacaatttattttttatcccaCAACAGCACACAGTGAGAATATAACACAAACACTTTCCCTCAGATTAAAGAGGAAGTTTGCCCTTTGGAGTGGTTCTAGATCTTAAATTCTAGAATTAAGCAATAAGTTTCATATTGTCAGTTTtctacaactgaaaaaaaaaaaaaagaaaaaaaggtagatGCCAAAAGGatatggaagaaaatacaaataagaGGTACTAATGGCAGAACTATGATTGTTGACAATACCATGCTCCAAACTTCTAAGGGAGGTTGAAGAGGGGAGAAGCACTGGAGCCTGAGCAGAAGACAGGAATGTTTGCTGAATCAAGGGCTTTTAATGAAGTCCAGTCTCTAAACCACATTTTCATTCTTGTTTTGCTGAATTTGCCTCAAATTGGCCTGATTAGCTACTGTGGACGGGGAGCCAACTCCAAAGCTAGAAGCAAATGGACAAGAGCGAGTCAAGACAGAAGTGTCTGCTGAGGAATCACATGCCCCAACAGCAAAGGGGAGAACAAAGAGGACGTCCAATGCACAGGTGGCTGGACAGCCCCTCCAAGGCTTAGAAACAAACAGTGAAGACCTCTCTGGGGTCTATCCTCATTAGTGGCCTTCACACGATCCCAAATAGGTGGTGAACATGACATGTGGGCAGAAAGATGTGTGATGAGGTAAGACAGTAGCACCTCCCTTCTAGAaatagtaaaaggaaaaaacgtCATTTTTCCCCCTATATATAGGGATTTAAAAGTagacatttaaaattttctccttttttttggcAATAAAACCTGCTAAAGATACAAGCACAATCATCAAAAAATACCCAGTCTGCTCAGAAGAGCTCTTAGGATTTCATTTCCTCTTATACAACCTGTTAAATGTCAGTAAGTGTTAAAAACAGGAGTCTGAGAACAGCTCCCCTTTCCGCCCCCCGCAGTAGGGATTTATCAAACGCATGTACACACACGCACAGAGAACACACTACATTCCCCTCTCACAGATTAACTGTGAAAAGGACGATTGTTCTAAACCACGGAAACGTGTGAGGTCTGGCTCTCACAGAGAAGCCATTTTCCTCGAAGGCTTTTACCTGATTGGCAAGGCCAAGCTCTACCGTTCCTGTACATTCATTACAAAACGAGAAACAGTCTTACAGGGTGAGCCTAAAAACGGTGCACGCCTGGTGGTCCCAGACCTCCAGCTCAGTTCTTGGCCGTTCTCAGCCTCCTGCGGAAGTAGTCGGGCGCCGCATCGTACAGCCAGTCTGCGTCCACCACGCACAGGTCCCGCATGTAGCACTTGTTGGTGTGAAGCAGCCCGTTGTACACCACGCAGGCTGGCTTGCAGTGGAAGAGCACGGAGGAGGGGTGGATGGCCACCAGCTGGTGAGAGTCCACGGTGCTGTAGGTGCCGTCCGGCTGCAGCTCAGCGGCGTTCATGAAGAGGCTGTGAGCCAAGCAGCGGCGGATGTTCCCGGTGTCCCCGCGGGAGGACTCCATTGGGATCGAGAGCTGGTCAGCAGCGGGAGAGAGAAAATGTGGCTGGTAACGCCTTACAGAGCAGCTCAGGGACCCCTCACATCACACCCAGTAGGGCCAGCCAGCAAGCCggggctccagctccagcttaTGCATCACTTCCTGATACTTCTTCTGAAGGCTTCAACCCAGAAAGAGGGGATTTAGATCCCACAGAGCTGGCTGAGGTGCTGCCCTAACCTCACCCGCAGGCTTTCAGGGAACCCTTTCTGCCCAGAAGCGCTGTGTGGAAAGGAcaggctgtgcctgctgctcccTCTGGGCCGGCATCCACGTTCTGCAGAGAAACAGCAGCCTTGGCAAGGTCTGAGTGCTCCTAACCCTCCAAAGCTACTGGGCCCATCCAACCCGCCCCAAAagtcctccctccctcctcagcaGCTTGGAGGAGAGCTGGAGGCCATGGCATCATGTGCTGCAGGGACCTTTGCCACCTAGTGCAAGGAAATGCTCGCTGCCAAGCATTACTTGCTCTCGCTTCCCGTACAGATCTGCTTGCCCAGGACTCCAGCTGGGAGTTATTCTCACAGAGCGTGCTTGTGCTGACGAGTAAGCAAGCGTGTATGGGCACCCTCGTGGGGAAGCACAGCCCTGTTCTAATGGGCTCCTGAGATCAGGAGAGACTGTGTCATAAATCCAGCTGGGGTGTGAAATACAAAAGGCCCGCTGGGAATTCAGCCCAGGTAGCCGTTAAGCTAATCCAGGCTAATAGCAGAGAGATGAATCACAAAACAGGTCGAGACTCTCCGCCTCTAGGAGCGAGTTTCAGGCCAACCAGCATCTGCAGCAGGATGGGGAGCCGAATGGCAGCTCCCACGCTGTGCCTTGTGCTGCGTGGCTGGCAGGAACGGTGCTGGAGTGCGAGCTGCTGCTACCCCGACTGCCTGACTCCATGGAGAAGCCAGTCagtgggggctgcagagcccagcatCACTCCGGGGCACATGCAGCACAGCCCCGTCATGTTACAGCAGCAAAATTCATGAGGAATAACCACCCTCTGAGAAGCCTTCCTAGAGCTCCGCTTCTCCTTTCACCTCTCCTTGGCACTCTGAGCCCTGCAGCTCCAAGATTTTGGGGCACAGCTGCACAGTCAGGAATTCTACATGACTACTcatgagaaactgaaaataccACCATGTTTTCTTGCTTCTGGGACTTGGTGCACCAAGAAATCAGTTTGGGGACAAAGAGAAGGATACAAACAGATGAAACAGGCAAACACAATATGGCAACAAGTTACCTTTACACAAATGTCCCTGAGTTGAGCTCTGATGTCTGACACAAGCATCATGTTCCTGCTGTTGACAAAGTTCTCTTTGCACCattcctgcagcagaagcagaaggagTTAGGAGGA
It includes:
- the C1QBP gene encoding complement component 1 Q subcomponent-binding protein, mitochondrial encodes the protein MLLARALRAAAAALPAPRPLLAAALPPRAPRPGPALPAPAPAPSRSLWQLGGGGGRAALLRPHRGSAGGVSCGCGGLHTEGDKAFAQFLADEIKEEKKIQKHKALPQVSGGWELEVHGTEAKLLRKVAGERITVTFNINNSIPPSVDEETQEDQKPDEQEPDITSTPNFVVEVVKDDTKQTLVLDCHYPEDEVGQEGEEESDIFTIREVSFQPTGEADWKDTNYTLNTDSLDWALYDHLMDFLADRGVDNAFADELIELSTALEHQEYIKFLEDLKSFVKCQ